The following nucleotide sequence is from Aspergillus luchuensis IFO 4308 DNA, chromosome 1, nearly complete sequence.
TCCTAgacccccctcaaccctaTTTCAAGCCCTCCCAACTGACACTCTTAATAGGTCCCCGCGAGGTTTCCGTTTGTCGCGCCTCGGCCATTCAAGCCATCTATGGCCCTCCTAGCCGATGTATTAAGGGACCCTGGTACGATCAGGTCACTCATGAGAACGACAAGAAGGCATTGTTTGCCATCCGCGACCTCAAGGTGCACAGCAAGCGGCGTCGACAGTGGGATCAAGCAGCTAAAGGTGCGATTCTGACCaaacttcttccttccgatCGCGGTACCACCAGACCACTGACAGAAGTGTGTGCCACCAGGTATCCAATACTATCATAATTCCGTGCAGGAACAAAGCAAAATCCTGATAGAGAAGATCCGGGAGCACCAAGGGCGGCCCATGGACGTTACTAACTGGATCAACTGTTACGCATTCGATGTCATGGGACACGTTGTCCTGGGAGCGGAGCTGGGGATGCTGAAGACCGGAAAGAGGATCCCCGAGCTGCAGATTATCGACGAGGGCCAGCGATACATTGCAGTGGCCGGCACTATGCCGTGGATCCCGCCACTTTTGATGGGGATTCCCGGTCTGTCCGCGACCCTCAATCCGTTCCGGCATCGCTGTCATGAGATGTTTGATGCGAGGCGTGCGGTATAtcttccatcctcttctGTAGAATATCACTGTCTGGCTGTGCTAATGCATCTCTAGTCTAGAGCCAAGTCGAGTGAGCCTAAAGACATCATTAGCTGGTTGATCCAAGGCCAGGAGAATGGTGATCCTGGCGCGCCACCCACGGATCAAGCAATCAAGGATGATGCCTGGTTCATCATGTCGGCTGGCAGGTAAGGTTGGCCCTGAGGAGCCCCAAGCTTGGTAGTTCCCAGACGAATAGAAATATGCTGACAAAAGATGATCGGATATTCTAGCGACACGACGGCATCTGCGTTGATCAATACGATATATTACCTCGCGACGCATCCGGGCGCGCAGGTCCAGCTCCAGCGCGAGATCGATGAGAGAGTGCCCGAGGGAATAGAGGACTTGTCATATGAAAAGGTGAAGGATCTCCCATACCTGACAGCGGTGATCAACGAGACACTGCGGTTGAAGCCATCGGTGCTGGATGGTCTGGTGCGCGTCACTCCGCCGCAGGGATTGCAGGTGGACAAGGATCTCCACCTACCCGGGGATGTGATAGTGTCAGTGCCGACCTTTACCATCCAACGGGATGAGCGCTATTGGGAGGATGCCGACCAGTTCCGACCTGAACGATGGGCGTCGATTAACAATGTGGCCGACGTGCCGTTCATTCCCTTTTCACGAGGTGAGTCTGTCAACTCAGATCTTCAGTGAATTCGTCGACTAAGATGTGTCTCTGCATAGGCTCGTATGACTGCGTAGGCAAGAGTATTGCCTGGATGGAGATGCGCATGGCTTTGGCGATGCTTGTGGGAGAATATCACATCCAGCTGGCCGATGAGGAGCAGCGGGCCTTTGATGGCAAGGAATTGGATAACTTCGCCATGTCTTTACCGGCCTTGTGGGCCACCTTCCGACCCCGTCGGTCCTCCTCTTAGTCCATCACGCGGTAGTTGTTTGAATTGAAATTGTGTAATAATTAGTTGATATTTCGTAAGCAAACATGAAGAGATTTTTGTTTATACAATATGCCGGAATGATTCCGCGGCAGTGGGGAACCCGAGATGACGTGCCAGACTTGCATCCCGATGCAACTATCCCcgaccttcccctccttcccctcggTCGcattcaccaccatcactttATCTTCATTTCATTTGACTTGAATCTTACTAAGGACATCTCACTTTATCCATCCATTATGACTCTCAAGCTGTACGGCTTTGTCCACTCCACCTGCACCCGTCGCGTGCGCACTGCCCTGGCCGAGAAAGGGCTGGACGTTGAAATAGTCCCCGTTGATCTGGCCAAGGGAGAGCAGAAGACCTCTTCTTACCTGAATGATCTCCAGCCGTTTGGCAAGGTACCTGTGCTGCAGGATACAGAAACAGGCATCCAGATCTATGGTTGGTGTTGCAAAAAGTATTCTCCAGATATTCCCTAATAACACTACCTCCGTGAACAGAGAGTCGAGCCATCACTCAATACATCGCTACCAAGTACCGCGGCCAGGGTACCGACTTGGCCCCTCCTGAGTCGGACTTGAAAGCCTTCGCCTATTACCAGCAGGTATACATGGCTATTCCTTGATCCCCATCACAAGTTCCGTGAGGCTTATGAAGCTAATGGGATAGGCCCTCTCCATCGAACAATCCTACTTCGACCCCCTCGCTTCTCAGATCGCCTACGAGAAAGTCTTCAAGGCCCGCAAAGGTCACGGAGAGACCGACGAAGCCCGTGTCcaatccctcttctcccagcTCGAACTCACTCTCGAAGGTTACGAGCGGGTCCTGTCCAAGCAGCCTTATCTGGCCGGGCAGCAACTCACACTGGCGGACTTGGCTCACTTGCCTTACGGGGCCTTTATTGAGCCATTCGGCTTCACGGAGCTGGTGAGCAAGTTTCCTCATGTGCAgaagtggtgggaggggttgaaggctagggagagctggaagaaggtCACTGCCTAGTCTGggtatatttttaaaaaggGATTTCAGTAGTAGATAACAAGTAAATTGTTAATGAAACCTGCTGCAAAGTACCGGCTATTCCATACACTTGTAATTTCGGGAGTTCTAGTAACCCTGGAAATATTCCGGGATTTATGCATGTCGACGTGTCCATCAATACCACCAATCACCACCGCACCAAGTCGAATACTTCGAGTATGTTCTTATCAGTAAACTGGTATTATCACACGGTACAGATCGAGTGATTAGTGCCCAGAAAAATGCtagaaagggggaaaggagtAGTTCGTACAATAACATTCTTAGTATGAGCACGGTGTTGAATCAACTACACTGATTTAGCTCTCATTGGTAAGCATACATGCCGTGGAGCTTTAGGTTTCGCCTGCGGAATGAGCTTCAACCTCCTTCAGGAACCAGAACAGAAGCTTCCCTCGTGATACTGCCTACAATGGGAAAATTCCTCCGCTGGTGCTTGGAATGTATACTTCAGTTGCAGAGCAACGTCGACTGTCCCGAGTACTTGATCCTCAATAGGAGGTAAACAAACATCGCGGTTCATCCAAGATCGTTCGGTGCATTCCGCGCTATCATGGAGTAGTGCGCTAACTTGTACAGCACCTAATACAGTCATGAACATAACGCATGGCCTACAATCTGTGCCCATGGCACGTATAATGCTCTCTTCTAAATACACCGATCAAGTTATCACATAACATTCCAAAGCGTCGTAATTAAAGTACAAGATGGCAGAGAATAAAACACCCAGTGTCTCACAGCCTAGTAAATGGCCAAATCGTCCCCAAGACCAGCTTAAGAGAAGCTTTCCTAGACCTCGTACTCACGCTGCAGCCAAGCAGACTCAGGCCGACTCGAGCAAGCATCATCAGTGGCGCAGGTGGCAGTATCATAACCAGCATATTCGTAAAAGATGTTCGTCTTGTCTTCAATGTCCGAATCGTCCAAGTTGACATCCATGTTCTGGATTGGATACCCGTAGTATCCGGTCAGATCAGCATCGCTGTCGGCCTGCTGCAAGGCATTGTCGACGAAGTAACCGGTGGCGTAATGATCGCTGTGGTCGCCATCGCCAAAGTCGTTGACATAGTCACCCGTCTTTACCTCGTCGGGGTCAAAGTCGTCAATCAGAGCGGCAATGGTATCAAGCAGCTCGTCTCTCGTGTACTGAACACCCGAGCCGTCAATAGTCCGGATCACATCAATGTCGCCGTCCCACAGCTTCTGCAAGCTGTCGTTCTGGTCGGTGCCGCCGAAGCCAGTTCCGTCCATGTTGCCATCCGGCAAGTGCATGAATGCCAGGGAAatgtcatcgtcgtcttgCAGCGTGTAGAGGCTGATGGTCTTGTCTCCGACGTAGATCACGTCTTCATCCCAGTTGTTGCTCGCCACTGCCATGCGCGCATAAGCTGCCCGCGAACCATCCTCACGGCTGTTCCAGTAGTCAGATCCCATTCCAGCGTCTCCTGCAGTCAGGAACACGGTACGGATGGGCTCGCCAGAAAGAATGTCTCGGATCAGGTCCGGgctcaggaagaggaggtcgtcatcctcgtgtGCGACGAAGTTGAGGGTCTTCGCGGATGAGAGTGTGAATGAGCCAAGGGTGGCTAGTGTGCTCCAGATACCGTAAGACTTCATTATGAGGTTCGTGACTAAAGTAAAGAATGACTTGCTTGTGTATACAGGAAGAGTGAGATTTGATATTTTCAATAAATTCGTGGGAGACAGCACAGGGAGCCTTGTTTATATCTCGACTTCTAATTACTTCAAACACATACAAACAGATCAAGGAACGGGGCACTCTATGGCTTACATTCCTCGCCAGTAATTAGTCCTATGTTCCCATCCCTTGCTTTGGCAATTTTGGTGACGCCAGAATATGGATCATGGTTTTTGCAAAGCCTGGTGACCTCCGAGGCTCTGCTGTGCTTCACGATATTGTCAGCCACTCGTGTCTAGATTTACTGTCCAGGGCTGTGATCAACACATCAAGCCATTGAGTTCGATAGTGCGGGATAAAAGATGGAAGATCCTGGTCGCTTTTAAGTATCTTCGCATTCCATACCAAGAGTCGGCTGTGCTCGATCGTAAACACGCTGCGGATCCGCGTGTGAAGATAATTGCCGTGAAAAACGCGAAGCTTAGCTTTTCTACTTCGTACCAAGGCCCGTCTTCTTGAAGAATTTACACTAACACCTATAGAGTTGGCTTTGATCCTGTGCGTCATATACGATATAGCCCGGCTGGTGTTCCTTAGCGGTAGGTAGTCGGGGATCGCCGGTGTTTCCAGCATCAAGC
It contains:
- a CDS encoding cytochrome P450 (COG:Q;~EggNog:ENOG410PHH6;~InterPro:IPR001128,IPR002401,IPR036396;~PFAM:PF00067;~TransMembrane:3 (o6-23i35-57o63-84i);~go_function: GO:0005506 - iron ion binding [Evidence IEA];~go_function: GO:0016705 - oxidoreductase activity, acting on paired donors, with incorporation or reduction of molecular oxygen [Evidence IEA];~go_function: GO:0020037 - heme binding [Evidence IEA];~go_process: GO:0055114 - oxidation-reduction process [Evidence IEA]), which gives rise to METPLTQLGVFGTLAGVLLAFKTRSGEIEKHLLRLFGIFTLAHIALVTLAPALLPTTSSTSDIVLRILFLDGALFTGLFGNILVYRLFFHRLRNVPGPIAARVSRHYAAYHTVKDAQMHYTIQRLHRQYGDVVRIGPREVSVCRASAIQAIYGPPSRCIKGPWYDQVTHENDKKALFAIRDLKVHSKRRRQWDQAAKGIQYYHNSVQEQSKILIEKIREHQGRPMDVTNWINCYAFDVMGHVVLGAELGMLKTGKRIPELQIIDEGQRYIAVAGTMPWIPPLLMGIPGLSATLNPFRHRCHEMFDARRASRAKSSEPKDIISWLIQGQENGDPGAPPTDQAIKDDAWFIMSAGSDTTASALINTIYYLATHPGAQVQLQREIDERVPEGIEDLSYEKVKDLPYLTAVINETLRLKPSVLDGLVRVTPPQGLQVDKDLHLPGDVIVSVPTFTIQRDERYWEDADQFRPERWASINNVADVPFIPFSRGSYDCVGKSIAWMEMRMALAMLVGEYHIQLADEEQRAFDGKELDNFAMSLPALWATFRPRRSSS
- a CDS encoding glutathione S-transferase family protein (COG:O;~EggNog:ENOG410PPG1;~InterPro:IPR036249,IPR040079,IPR036282,IPR010987, IPR004045,IPR004046;~PFAM:PF13409,PF00043,PF14497,PF13417,PF02798;~go_function: GO:0005515 - protein binding [Evidence IEA];~go_process: GO:0006749 - glutathione metabolic process [Evidence IEA]) encodes the protein MTLKLYGFVHSTCTRRVRTALAEKGLDVEIVPVDLAKGEQKTSSYLNDLQPFGKVPVLQDTETGIQIYESRAITQYIATKYRGQGTDLAPPESDLKAFAYYQQALSIEQSYFDPLASQIAYEKVFKARKGHGETDEARVQSLFSQLELTLEGYERVLSKQPYLAGQQLTLADLAHLPYGAFIEPFGFTELVSKFPHVQKWWEGLKARESWKKVTA
- a CDS encoding uncharacterized protein (COG:S;~EggNog:ENOG410PZ20;~InterPro:IPR024078,IPR003737;~PFAM:PF02585) — translated: MKSYGIWSTLATLGSFTLSSAKTLNFVAHEDDDLLFLSPDLIRDILSGEPIRTVFLTAGDAGMGSDYWNSREDGSRAAYARMAVASNNWDEDVIYVGDKTISLYTLQDDDDISLAFMHLPDGNMDGTGFGGTDQNDSLQKLWDGDIDVIRTIDGSGVQYTRDELLDTIAALIDDFDPDEVKTGDYVNDFGDGDHSDHYATGYFVDNALQQADSDADLTGYYGYPIQNMDVNLDDSDIEDKTNIFYEYAGYDTATCATDDACSSRPESAWLQREYEV